A genomic segment from Polyangium mundeleinium encodes:
- a CDS encoding SIR2 family protein has translation MDQGLTDFLRDYVDALERGSAALFVGAGLSMATGLPGWGKLLEGMAREIGLDVGKEHDLVSLSQFYVNRYAGSRTQLESLVRRTFDRDVGIPDNHRILARLPIGHVWTTNYDEILEGAWRQAGKVFDVKARSRDLTTSDPEADALLFKMHGTASQPDEIILTKDDYERYARLRPGFLQILESDLTTRTFLFLGLSFTDPNLGHVLSALRRSFEDGPRQHYTILKRPSDPYDAQRFAHLVTDLHRYGIRTLVVDDFAGITEILRKLERRRAQRSVFVSGSFPEDGDEKERAFLTTIARGVGRIVGSKNMRLVTGLGRVVGSAAVTGLVEALDGRTAAAISRRLVVRPVREVVPPGASLEAWKRKSREDLIVQSGVMIVIGGLRRGAPAPGVLEEFEIAKAQGLVVLPIAATGYAAQAIHEAMRANPGTHLPAEIDAASFEALGPETKDEGAILAAIERCLGRLAT, from the coding sequence ATGGATCAGGGCCTCACCGATTTCCTGCGAGATTACGTCGACGCCCTCGAACGCGGGAGCGCGGCCCTCTTCGTCGGCGCGGGATTGTCGATGGCGACCGGCCTGCCCGGCTGGGGCAAGCTGCTCGAAGGCATGGCACGCGAGATCGGGCTCGACGTCGGCAAAGAGCACGACCTCGTCTCGCTCAGCCAATTCTACGTCAATCGGTACGCCGGCAGCCGCACGCAGCTCGAATCTCTCGTCCGGCGTACGTTTGATCGCGACGTGGGCATCCCGGACAACCACCGGATCCTGGCGCGTCTGCCGATCGGCCACGTCTGGACCACGAACTACGACGAGATCCTCGAAGGCGCGTGGCGGCAGGCGGGCAAGGTCTTCGACGTGAAAGCACGCAGCCGCGACCTCACGACCTCGGACCCCGAGGCCGACGCGCTGCTCTTCAAGATGCACGGCACGGCCTCGCAGCCGGACGAGATCATCCTGACGAAAGACGATTACGAGCGGTATGCGCGCTTGCGGCCCGGCTTTTTGCAGATCCTCGAGAGCGACCTCACGACACGCACGTTCCTGTTCCTCGGGTTGAGCTTCACGGATCCGAACCTCGGGCACGTCCTCTCCGCGCTGCGCCGATCCTTCGAAGACGGCCCGCGCCAGCATTACACGATTCTCAAGCGCCCCTCGGACCCGTACGACGCGCAGCGGTTCGCGCACCTCGTCACGGACCTGCACCGGTATGGCATTCGCACGCTCGTGGTCGACGATTTTGCTGGAATCACGGAGATCCTGCGCAAGCTGGAGCGACGCCGGGCGCAGCGCAGCGTGTTCGTGTCGGGCAGTTTTCCCGAGGACGGGGACGAAAAGGAGCGCGCGTTCCTCACGACGATCGCGCGCGGCGTGGGGCGCATCGTGGGCTCGAAGAACATGCGGCTCGTGACGGGGCTCGGGCGTGTCGTGGGCAGCGCCGCGGTCACGGGGCTCGTCGAGGCGCTCGACGGACGAACGGCCGCGGCCATTTCGAGGCGGCTCGTCGTACGCCCGGTCCGCGAGGTCGTCCCGCCCGGCGCGTCTCTGGAGGCGTGGAAGCGAAAATCACGCGAGGACCTGATCGTGCAATCGGGCGTGATGATCGTGATCGGAGGATTGCGGCGCGGCGCGCCGGCGCCCGGCGTGCTCGAGGAGTTCGAGATCGCGAAGGCGCAAGGCCTCGTCGTTCTGCCGATCGCGGCCACCGGGTACGCGGCGCAGGCGATTCACGAGGCCATGCGCGCAAACCCCGGGACGCATCTCCCCGCGGAAATCGACGCGGCCTCGTTCGAGGCGCTCGGCCCGGAGACGAAGGACGAGGGCGCGATCCTCGCGGCGATCGAGCGTTGCCTCGGCCGGCTCGCGACGTAA
- a CDS encoding DNA-directed RNA polymerase, with product MLARPALLASLALVALSGLTGCASLVPFTHEIRTEHGLTDDEVKNLQFYSSHGITLRREVESGGRKITPGHKLLLISGKQIEEVVIPAKTPGVAVKVGPRALAVSFEPGTSLVFTVKGSRLAMDERGFLRPLALDPSPASPFERRVTNLLGQQFAQPPNPFPGNDSGNEPLPGSSTVAGDDASGNYWLDTDSAGRISFAGKLWNSEEDSMQAHLLIDSDLLEEVDKKRNVLHGVKLEPK from the coding sequence ATGCTCGCCCGCCCTGCTCTCCTCGCGTCCCTCGCCCTCGTCGCACTCTCGGGTCTCACGGGTTGCGCGAGCCTCGTTCCTTTCACCCACGAGATCCGCACCGAGCACGGCCTCACCGACGACGAGGTCAAGAACCTCCAGTTCTACTCCTCCCACGGCATCACCCTCCGCCGCGAAGTCGAGTCGGGCGGCCGCAAGATCACGCCGGGCCACAAGCTGCTGCTCATCTCGGGCAAGCAGATCGAGGAGGTCGTGATTCCGGCGAAGACCCCGGGCGTCGCCGTGAAGGTCGGCCCGCGCGCGCTCGCCGTCAGCTTCGAGCCGGGCACCTCGCTCGTGTTCACGGTGAAGGGCTCGCGCCTCGCCATGGATGAACGTGGGTTTTTGCGCCCCCTCGCGCTCGATCCTTCACCCGCGTCGCCCTTCGAGCGGCGCGTGACGAACCTGCTCGGCCAGCAGTTCGCGCAGCCTCCGAACCCGTTCCCCGGCAACGACAGCGGCAATGAGCCGCTCCCGGGCTCCTCCACCGTGGCCGGCGACGACGCGAGCGGCAATTACTGGCTCGACACGGACAGCGCGGGCCGCATCTCGTTTGCGGGCAAGCTCTGGAACAGCGAAGAAGACAGCATGCAGGCGCACCTGCTCATCGATTCCGATCTCCTGGAAGAGGTCGACAAGAAGCGCAACGTCCTGCATGGCGTGAAGCTCGAACCGAAATGA
- the nadB gene encoding L-aspartate oxidase, whose protein sequence is MAVTTDFLVIGSGIAGLTFALDIADHGEVVVVTKRSSEESNTRWAQGGIAAVISPEDTFDAHIKDTLVAGAGLCHEVVVDICVREGPDRIRELMDRGARFDREKDGSIALAREGGHSARRVLHVADATGFEVERALLERCRAHPNIRILEHHMAIDLIVMSRFGGPDVCVGAYVLNMATRSDGEDDAKSHLVETYLARATILASGGAGKVYLYTSNPDVATGDGIAMAYRAGAEIANMEFYQFHPTCLYHPQAKSFLITEALRGEGAILRLPDGTPFMANHDPRKELAPRDIVARAIDFEMKRTGSEFVLLDITHRPASFVCDHFPTIYAECLRFGIDITSQPIPVVPAAHYLCGGISTDLHGRSTIPGLWAVGECACTGLHGANRLASNSLLEGLVFGHRAAVRLASTMGELCKSPFPEVPEWQIGDAVPSDEEVVVTHNWDELRRTMWNYVGIVRSNARLRRAARRIALLQDEIREYYWRHLVTRDLLELRNIATVAELIVGCAAARHESRGLHATIDYPQTNDRFAADIVVKRGVVPHLRGR, encoded by the coding sequence GTGGCCGTCACGACCGATTTTCTCGTCATCGGCAGCGGGATCGCTGGCCTGACCTTCGCCCTCGACATCGCCGACCACGGCGAGGTCGTGGTCGTCACCAAACGCAGCAGCGAGGAGTCGAACACCCGCTGGGCGCAGGGCGGCATCGCCGCCGTCATCTCGCCCGAAGACACCTTCGACGCGCACATCAAGGACACGCTCGTCGCCGGCGCTGGCCTCTGCCATGAGGTCGTCGTCGACATCTGCGTCCGCGAAGGGCCCGATCGGATCCGCGAGCTCATGGACCGCGGCGCGCGCTTCGACCGCGAAAAAGACGGCTCGATCGCCCTCGCCCGCGAGGGCGGGCACAGCGCGCGCCGTGTCCTCCACGTCGCGGACGCGACTGGCTTCGAGGTCGAGCGCGCGCTGCTCGAACGCTGCCGCGCGCACCCGAACATCCGCATCCTCGAGCATCACATGGCGATCGACCTCATCGTCATGTCGCGCTTCGGTGGCCCTGACGTCTGCGTCGGCGCGTACGTGCTCAACATGGCCACGCGCTCGGACGGCGAGGACGACGCGAAGAGCCACCTCGTCGAGACGTACCTCGCGCGCGCCACGATCCTCGCCTCGGGCGGAGCGGGCAAGGTCTACCTCTACACCTCGAACCCCGACGTCGCGACGGGCGACGGCATCGCGATGGCGTACCGAGCAGGCGCCGAGATCGCGAACATGGAGTTCTATCAGTTCCACCCGACCTGCCTCTATCACCCGCAGGCGAAGAGCTTCCTCATCACGGAGGCGCTGCGCGGCGAGGGCGCGATCCTCCGCTTGCCCGACGGCACGCCGTTCATGGCGAACCACGACCCGCGCAAGGAGCTCGCGCCGCGCGACATCGTCGCCCGCGCCATCGACTTCGAGATGAAGCGCACGGGCAGCGAGTTCGTCCTGCTCGACATCACGCACAGGCCCGCGAGCTTCGTCTGCGATCACTTCCCCACGATCTACGCCGAGTGCCTGCGCTTCGGGATCGACATCACCTCGCAGCCGATTCCTGTCGTCCCCGCGGCGCACTACCTCTGCGGCGGCATCAGCACCGACCTGCACGGCCGCTCCACGATCCCCGGCCTCTGGGCCGTCGGCGAGTGCGCGTGCACGGGCCTGCACGGCGCGAACCGCCTCGCCTCGAACTCGCTCCTCGAAGGCCTCGTCTTCGGCCACCGCGCCGCCGTGCGCCTCGCGAGCACGATGGGCGAGCTCTGCAAGAGCCCGTTCCCCGAGGTCCCCGAGTGGCAGATCGGCGACGCCGTCCCGAGCGACGAGGAGGTCGTGGTCACGCACAACTGGGACGAGCTCCGCCGCACCATGTGGAACTACGTCGGCATCGTCCGCTCGAACGCGCGCCTGCGCCGCGCCGCCCGCCGCATCGCCCTCTTGCAGGACGAGATCCGCGAGTATTACTGGCGCCACCTCGTGACGCGCGACCTCCTCGAGCTGCGCAACATCGCCACCGTCGCCGAGCTCATCGTCGGCTGCGCGGCCGCGCGACACGAGAGCCGCGGCTTGCACGCGACGATCGATTATCCGCAGACGAACGACCGGTTCGCCGCGGACATCGTGGTCAAACGGGGCGTCGTGCCCCATCTTCGAGGTCGTTGA
- a CDS encoding STAS/SEC14 domain-containing protein → MQHDARIFSIGQAHRVSFEPPDVVVLAWNGDVEPEHMLTFYDMLEEMAQGRQVLVMNDLTHSNDPGARTRKVATMDPRSRLVGALALLGANFRLRVIVAMMDKAVRVFQGQTRRTACFEDELEARAWLATQRPHLAPIDLASAY, encoded by the coding sequence TTGCAACACGACGCGCGCATCTTCTCCATTGGCCAGGCCCATCGCGTGAGCTTCGAGCCGCCCGATGTCGTGGTGCTGGCCTGGAACGGCGACGTGGAGCCGGAGCACATGCTCACGTTTTACGACATGCTCGAAGAGATGGCGCAGGGGCGGCAGGTGCTGGTCATGAACGACCTGACGCACTCGAACGATCCCGGGGCGCGGACACGCAAGGTGGCGACGATGGATCCACGTTCGCGGCTCGTGGGCGCGCTCGCGCTGCTCGGCGCGAACTTCCGGCTCCGCGTGATCGTGGCGATGATGGATAAGGCGGTGCGCGTCTTCCAGGGGCAAACCCGGCGGACGGCCTGCTTCGAGGACGAGCTGGAAGCGCGGGCTTGGCTCGCCACGCAGCGCCCGCACCTCGCGCCGATCGATCTCGCGTCGGCGTACTAG
- a CDS encoding electron transfer flavoprotein subunit alpha/FixB family protein, with amino-acid sequence MADVLVVAEVAEGKLKKTTHSAITFAQKAAATIGGAFSILVIGDGAGKAAAEAQGFGAAKILVVEDASLKNYLAERYAPTVAAIGKGYAVVVGTASAYGKDLLPRVAARLGAGYASDITEVIADGGKLKYKRPMFAGNAFGISSISTPIQVVSVRQSAFAAAEPTGGQSAVETVAYAGPSKAAERVEFVSFDQVKSARPELTEARVVVSGGRALKEKFNQVLDPLADVLGAAVGASRAACDAGYAPSDLQVGQTGKIVAPQLYFAIGISGAIQHLAGMKGSKVIVAINKDADAPIFQVADYGLVADLFATVPELVKGIQAAKG; translated from the coding sequence ATGGCTGACGTTCTCGTTGTGGCGGAGGTTGCCGAGGGCAAGCTCAAGAAGACCACGCACTCGGCGATCACGTTCGCGCAGAAGGCGGCGGCGACGATCGGCGGAGCGTTCTCGATCCTGGTGATCGGTGACGGCGCCGGGAAGGCGGCGGCCGAGGCGCAGGGCTTTGGCGCGGCGAAGATCCTCGTGGTCGAGGACGCGTCGCTGAAGAACTACCTCGCCGAGCGCTACGCGCCGACGGTGGCGGCGATCGGCAAGGGCTACGCCGTCGTCGTGGGCACGGCGAGCGCCTACGGCAAGGACCTGCTCCCGCGCGTCGCGGCGCGCCTCGGCGCGGGCTACGCGAGCGACATCACGGAGGTCATCGCGGACGGCGGCAAGCTCAAGTACAAGCGGCCGATGTTCGCGGGCAACGCGTTCGGGATCAGCTCGATCTCGACGCCGATCCAGGTGGTGAGCGTGCGCCAGAGCGCGTTCGCCGCGGCGGAGCCCACGGGCGGCCAGTCAGCAGTGGAGACGGTCGCGTACGCGGGCCCGAGCAAGGCGGCCGAGCGCGTGGAGTTCGTCTCGTTCGACCAGGTGAAGAGCGCGCGTCCGGAGCTGACGGAGGCGCGTGTCGTGGTGTCGGGCGGCCGCGCGCTGAAGGAGAAGTTCAACCAGGTGCTCGACCCGCTCGCCGATGTGCTCGGCGCGGCCGTGGGCGCGAGCCGCGCGGCCTGCGACGCGGGTTATGCGCCGAGCGATCTCCAGGTCGGCCAGACGGGCAAGATCGTGGCGCCGCAGCTCTACTTCGCGATCGGCATCTCGGGCGCGATCCAGCACCTCGCGGGCATGAAGGGCTCGAAGGTGATCGTGGCGATCAACAAGGACGCCGACGCGCCGATCTTCCAGGTCGCGGATTACGGCCTCGTCGCGGACCTGTTCGCGACGGTGCCGGAGCTCGTGAAGGGCATCCAGGCCGCGAAGGGCTGA
- a CDS encoding 5'-methylthioadenosine/S-adenosylhomocysteine nucleosidase family protein, with amino-acid sequence MSDAAQGQEMWVQVAGTGSRKAPLPRTEELTAQAIGRALAQSGAGLVTCGWDGVDKAATMAFAGELQALGMPLSTRLKQIVPRPDEPSFFGGDVVYVEKGVPEWVESVRRAQAVVLIGGLGGTYKTYQTARNEQVPVFPLPSTGGDAKKAFDEIMADFQGLGLHRRVTRAQLAALDTPITTREAADDVAERLLDLITEELSGRRPVTATDRPKGPREPKSTTKTKPERVDFLLVTALPEERDALLRRLPGFERVVPRKEDVHVYFRATLPVTDGSGSYRIVVLPLLGMGRVNAATATSEAIKRWRPRHVVLVGIAGGVAARSVSLGDLLISEQVVDYELQKLTEQGIEVRWSVHKASRRLYAAALNVLGDAWTKSLSVPRPGEGAPRIHLGPIASGDKVVAVERVLTEYRNVWPTLIGVEMEAAGVASACFAAARQPEFFMVRGVSDLADENKNTPRVDGYRSYACDVAAGYTVELLRSHPIPFLKSR; translated from the coding sequence ATGAGTGACGCCGCGCAAGGGCAGGAGATGTGGGTGCAGGTCGCGGGCACGGGTTCGCGCAAAGCGCCGTTGCCCAGGACGGAGGAGCTCACGGCGCAAGCGATCGGGCGGGCGCTGGCGCAGAGCGGCGCGGGGCTCGTGACGTGCGGCTGGGATGGCGTGGACAAGGCCGCGACGATGGCCTTCGCCGGCGAGCTCCAGGCCCTCGGGATGCCGCTCTCCACGCGGCTCAAGCAAATCGTGCCGCGCCCCGACGAGCCCTCCTTTTTCGGCGGGGACGTGGTGTACGTGGAGAAAGGGGTCCCCGAATGGGTCGAGAGCGTGCGGCGCGCGCAAGCCGTGGTCCTCATCGGGGGTCTCGGCGGCACGTACAAGACATACCAAACCGCGCGCAATGAGCAGGTGCCCGTGTTTCCGCTGCCGTCCACGGGTGGCGACGCGAAGAAGGCATTCGACGAGATCATGGCCGATTTTCAGGGCCTCGGGCTCCACCGGCGCGTGACGCGGGCGCAGCTCGCCGCGCTCGATACGCCGATCACGACGCGCGAGGCGGCCGACGACGTCGCCGAGCGGCTGCTGGATCTCATCACGGAGGAGCTCTCGGGCCGCCGGCCCGTCACCGCCACGGATCGCCCGAAGGGGCCGCGGGAGCCCAAGAGCACGACGAAGACGAAGCCCGAGCGGGTCGATTTCTTGTTGGTGACGGCGCTGCCCGAGGAGCGCGACGCGCTTTTGCGGCGGCTGCCCGGCTTCGAGCGGGTCGTGCCGCGCAAGGAAGACGTGCACGTCTATTTCCGGGCGACCTTGCCCGTGACGGACGGCTCGGGCAGCTATCGAATCGTGGTCCTGCCGCTGCTCGGAATGGGCCGCGTGAATGCGGCGACGGCGACGAGCGAGGCGATCAAGCGCTGGCGGCCCCGGCACGTGGTGCTCGTGGGGATCGCGGGGGGCGTCGCGGCGCGCAGCGTCTCGCTCGGGGATCTTTTGATCTCGGAGCAGGTCGTCGATTACGAGCTGCAAAAGCTCACGGAGCAGGGGATCGAGGTGCGCTGGTCGGTGCACAAAGCATCACGGAGGCTCTACGCGGCGGCGCTGAACGTGCTCGGCGACGCGTGGACGAAGAGCCTCTCGGTGCCGCGTCCGGGCGAGGGCGCGCCGCGGATCCACCTCGGGCCCATCGCGTCGGGCGACAAGGTGGTCGCGGTCGAGCGGGTGCTCACGGAATATCGAAATGTGTGGCCGACGCTGATCGGCGTGGAGATGGAGGCCGCGGGCGTGGCGAGCGCTTGTTTCGCGGCCGCGCGGCAGCCCGAGTTTTTCATGGTGCGCGGCGTGTCGGACCTCGCCGACGAGAACAAGAACACGCCGCGCGTGGATGGATATCGATCGTATGCCTGCGACGTGGCCGCGGGGTACACGGTGGAGCTCCTGCGGAGCCACCCGATCCCGTTCTTGAAGAGCCGTTAG
- a CDS encoding electron transfer flavoprotein subunit beta/FixA family protein, whose translation MKILVALKRVADPDNANKVKIPASGEKIDTTGLEWKPNPFDEYALEAALRLTENGTQPKVRAGEVVVVTFGPKETETTLRAALATGADKAIRVDAADDKLDGDLVARALKALVEKEKPDVVLMGKQAVDGDSNQVGQILAELLDWPMATFAATIREEAGALLVGREVDGGVSTLRVKLPAVVTVDLRIVAPMSVYSLKTPATHKYNDGVRFAALPAIMAAKKKPLVEVKLADLASDQTLKVQYHGFAAPPARKAGIKVKDVGELVSKLKNEAKVL comes from the coding sequence GTGAAGATCCTCGTTGCTCTCAAGCGCGTCGCCGACCCGGACAACGCCAACAAGGTGAAGATCCCTGCCTCGGGAGAGAAGATCGACACCACCGGGCTCGAGTGGAAGCCGAACCCGTTCGACGAGTACGCCCTCGAGGCCGCGCTGCGGCTCACGGAAAACGGTACGCAGCCGAAGGTTCGTGCCGGCGAGGTCGTCGTGGTGACGTTCGGCCCGAAGGAGACGGAGACGACGCTGCGCGCCGCGCTGGCGACGGGCGCCGACAAGGCGATCCGCGTGGACGCGGCCGACGACAAACTCGACGGTGATCTCGTCGCGCGTGCGCTGAAGGCGCTCGTCGAGAAGGAGAAGCCGGACGTCGTGCTGATGGGCAAGCAGGCGGTCGACGGCGACTCGAACCAGGTGGGGCAGATCCTCGCGGAGCTGCTCGACTGGCCGATGGCGACGTTCGCCGCGACGATCCGCGAGGAGGCGGGCGCGCTGCTCGTCGGTCGCGAGGTCGACGGCGGCGTGTCGACGCTGCGCGTGAAGCTGCCGGCCGTGGTGACGGTCGATCTGCGCATCGTGGCGCCGATGAGCGTGTACTCGCTGAAGACGCCGGCGACCCACAAGTACAACGACGGCGTGCGCTTCGCGGCGCTGCCGGCGATCATGGCGGCGAAGAAGAAGCCGCTCGTCGAGGTGAAGCTCGCGGACCTCGCGTCGGATCAGACGTTGAAGGTGCAGTACCACGGCTTCGCGGCGCCCCCGGCGCGCAAGGCCGGCATCAAGGTCAAGGACGTGGGCGAGCTCGTCTCGAAGCTGAAGAACGAAGCGAAGGTCCTCTGA
- a CDS encoding CPBP family intramembrane glutamic endopeptidase encodes MDPDDDDRPSSPLVPPAERSERSMSYLAAAGFAVGTTFLYIFLLSLSSSIRGGDGRLDLVTSFGCQLVSTLIALFLILQLHAPDKSIRDYLGVRATHRGFFPLAAMLGMAVQIPANALYDLIVKRWPTGQPREEMLQEELAGGVPKRILFFVILVLAGPLIEEVFFRGALFRPLRRRYDALGTLLATSTFFAFAHLEWQLVLPIGIVGLSLGLLRSASGSLLPSFVMHGLFNGITLGSVYSRSPTEIADSAPIPLVVTIGGSAVTIVLMGLVYLLGKKSEVAREAREKDVA; translated from the coding sequence ATGGATCCTGACGACGACGACCGCCCGAGCAGCCCGCTCGTTCCGCCCGCCGAGCGGAGCGAACGCTCGATGAGTTACCTCGCCGCCGCGGGGTTCGCGGTCGGCACGACGTTCCTCTACATCTTCTTGCTCTCGCTCAGCAGCTCGATCCGCGGCGGGGATGGCCGCCTGGACCTCGTCACGAGCTTCGGCTGCCAGCTCGTCTCCACGTTGATCGCGCTCTTCTTGATCCTGCAGCTCCACGCGCCGGACAAATCGATCCGCGACTACCTCGGCGTGCGCGCGACGCACCGCGGCTTCTTCCCGCTCGCGGCGATGCTCGGCATGGCCGTGCAGATCCCGGCGAACGCGCTCTACGACCTCATCGTCAAGCGCTGGCCCACGGGACAGCCGCGCGAGGAGATGCTCCAGGAGGAGCTCGCGGGCGGCGTGCCGAAGCGCATCCTCTTCTTCGTCATCCTCGTGCTCGCCGGCCCGCTCATCGAAGAGGTCTTCTTTCGCGGCGCGCTCTTCCGCCCGCTCCGTCGCCGCTACGACGCGCTCGGCACGCTCCTCGCGACGAGCACGTTCTTCGCGTTCGCGCACCTCGAGTGGCAGCTCGTCTTGCCCATCGGCATCGTCGGCCTCTCGCTCGGCTTGCTCCGCAGCGCGAGCGGCTCGCTCCTGCCGAGCTTCGTCATGCACGGACTCTTCAACGGCATCACCCTCGGATCCGTCTACTCGCGCTCCCCCACGGAAATCGCGGACTCCGCGCCGATCCCGCTCGTCGTGACGATCGGCGGATCCGCCGTCACCATCGTCTTGATGGGCCTCGTCTACCTCCTCGGCAAGAAGTCCGAGGTGGCGCGCGAGGCCCGAGAAAAGGACGTAGCGTGA
- a CDS encoding patatin-like phospholipase family protein, whose protein sequence is MSDASSSSHEPPKTALCLPGGGLTGALYQIGALAALADGVRGVDGQSFSLYLGQSSGASVAAALAGGIPVDRLYRALLDPVDNFFPLERGHVFRMDIDEWRRALSTSWVAIRHAVARLSSRRDTVSPTAPGHLYLWEQIDRLADSLPAGFFTLDRYERFLAEFFLRRGIPNAFRAMPRPLRIPTYDVDCGDRILFGAEGHEDIPVSLACAASLALPPFFSPIRIGDRHYIDGGLGDVAHLDVAAEAGVEFAVVVNPMVPVSVAHRAVPTGHGVRQSVRDKGLFWVMSQAMRIGTHARLAQNVEQIQQKTGMHVLVLEPEPTDVLLFLHNPSNLAARRAILEYAYRTTRERIVEWMEKRRGVVARLGWKAA, encoded by the coding sequence GTGAGCGACGCGTCGAGTTCTTCCCACGAACCTCCGAAGACCGCCCTCTGCTTGCCCGGCGGAGGCCTGACCGGCGCGCTCTACCAGATCGGCGCGCTCGCTGCGCTCGCCGACGGCGTGCGCGGCGTCGACGGCCAGAGTTTTTCCCTCTACCTCGGACAATCGAGCGGCGCGAGCGTCGCGGCTGCGCTCGCCGGCGGCATCCCCGTCGATCGCCTCTACCGCGCGCTGCTCGATCCGGTCGACAACTTCTTCCCGCTCGAACGGGGCCACGTCTTCCGCATGGACATCGACGAGTGGCGCCGCGCGCTCTCGACCTCCTGGGTCGCGATTCGCCACGCCGTCGCACGCCTCTCGTCGCGCCGCGACACCGTCTCGCCCACCGCGCCGGGCCACCTCTACCTGTGGGAGCAGATCGACCGCCTCGCCGACTCCCTCCCCGCCGGCTTCTTCACGCTCGACCGGTACGAGCGTTTCCTCGCCGAGTTTTTCCTCCGCCGCGGCATCCCCAACGCCTTCCGCGCCATGCCGCGCCCCTTGCGCATCCCCACGTACGACGTTGACTGCGGCGATCGCATCCTCTTCGGCGCCGAGGGGCACGAGGACATCCCGGTCTCGCTCGCGTGCGCGGCGTCGCTCGCGCTCCCGCCCTTCTTTTCGCCGATCCGCATCGGGGATCGGCACTACATCGACGGCGGCCTCGGCGACGTCGCGCACCTCGACGTCGCGGCCGAGGCGGGCGTCGAGTTCGCGGTCGTCGTGAACCCCATGGTGCCCGTCTCCGTCGCGCACCGCGCCGTCCCCACGGGGCATGGCGTGCGGCAGAGCGTGCGCGACAAGGGCTTGTTCTGGGTGATGAGCCAGGCCATGCGGATCGGCACGCACGCGCGGCTCGCGCAGAACGTCGAGCAGATCCAGCAGAAGACCGGCATGCACGTCCTCGTGCTCGAACCCGAGCCGACGGACGTCCTGCTCTTCCTGCACAACCCTTCGAACCTCGCCGCGCGCCGCGCCATCCTCGAATACGCGTACCGCACGACGCGCGAGCGCATCGTCGAGTGGATGGAGAAGCGCCGCGGCGTCGTCGCGCGCCTCGGCTGGAAAGCGGCTTAG